In the Sphingomonas sp. SORGH_AS_0950 genome, one interval contains:
- a CDS encoding type IV secretion system protein VirB3: protein MDDKLAEDKVFLALTRPSVFMGLPLEAILPIIMVCMVTWGVFHNPFYPLALFGALYFPARMICHYDFNAFRLWGLWFKTGFISKNRKFWGGGSYSPVRLAKGVRRKQFGND, encoded by the coding sequence ATGGACGACAAGCTCGCCGAGGACAAGGTCTTCCTCGCCCTGACCAGGCCGTCGGTGTTCATGGGACTGCCGCTCGAGGCGATCCTGCCAATCATCATGGTCTGCATGGTGACCTGGGGAGTTTTTCACAATCCCTTCTACCCGCTGGCCTTGTTCGGCGCGCTCTACTTTCCGGCGCGGATGATCTGTCACTACGACTTCAATGCCTTTCGGCTTTGGGGCTTGTGGTTCAAGACCGGCTTCATCTCGAAAAACCGCAAATTCTGGGGCGGCGGGAGCTATTCTCCCGTCCGTCTCGCCAAGGGCGTGCGGCGGAAGCAGTTCGGCAATGACTGA
- a CDS encoding TrbC/VirB2 family protein, with protein MEISRNMGRMLSDARARQVVGVAGVVALMAIAQPALAQDGTAIQTGLNTIRQWMVTIASVVGVIAVMAVGYAKLTGRMDWGKAVTVLIGIGIIFSAATIVGWMGGSA; from the coding sequence ATGGAAATTTCCCGCAACATGGGACGGATGCTGTCCGACGCCCGCGCCCGGCAAGTCGTCGGCGTCGCCGGCGTCGTGGCTCTGATGGCGATCGCCCAGCCGGCGCTCGCGCAGGACGGCACCGCCATCCAGACCGGCCTCAACACCATTCGGCAGTGGATGGTGACGATCGCCTCGGTGGTCGGTGTGATCGCCGTCATGGCCGTCGGCTATGCCAAACTGACCGGGCGGATGGATTGGGGCAAGGCGGTCACGGTGCTGATCGGGATCGGCATCATCTTCTCGGCCGCGACGATCGTCGGATGGATGGGCGGGTCGGCCTGA